A single window of Nicotiana tomentosiformis chromosome 1, ASM39032v3, whole genome shotgun sequence DNA harbors:
- the LOC108948725 gene encoding uncharacterized mitochondrial protein AtMg00240-like: protein MEQNRKLTTVEYDAHCNLKDDPALTDVKGYQKLIRKLLYLTLTRHDIGYTVQTLSQFMQTPKKSHLEEAHRLVRYFKNEPGLGIFMSANGDMTLRAYCDADWTSCPNSKKSVTCYLVKFGKSLISWKSKKQSTVERSSAESE from the coding sequence ATGGAGCAAAATAGGAAGTTAACAACAGTGGAGTATGATGCGCATTGTAACTTGAAGGATGATCCAGCACTCACAGATGTCAAAGGATATCAAAAGCTCATAAGGAAGCTTCTGTACTTAACATTAACTAGGCATGATATTGGCTATACAGTACAGACTTTAAGCCAATTCATGCAAACTCCTAAGAAGTCGCACTTGGAGGAAGCACACAGATTGGTGAGATACTTTAAGAATGAACCAGGATTAGGCATTTTCATGAGTGCAAATGGTGACATGACTCTAAGAGCATACTGTGATGCAGACTGGACAAGCTGTCCAAATTCAAAAAAGTCAGTAACATGTTACTTGGTAAAGTTTGGAAAGTCCCTAATCTCATGGAAGTCAAAGAAGCAAAGCACAGTAGAAAGGAGTTCAGCAGAATCAGAATAG